A genomic segment from Neobacillus sp. YX16 encodes:
- a CDS encoding MFS transporter → MQRALYRHTLVIVVLSQIFGGAGLAAGITVGALLAQDMLGTDSISGVPTALFTLGSAGAALLVGRLSQRYGRRSGLAAGFLAGGIGAIGVVIAAITNNIFLLFISLLIYGSGGATNLQARYAGTDLASPKQRATAISIAMVSTTFGAVAGPNLVDVMGRFAIKLGVPALSGPFILAAATYIIAGLVLLILLRPDPLIVAKAIADETRKNKNVHLESNTNTQEFNKRGIVAAATLMVLTQLVMVAIMTMTPVHMGKHGHGLSEVGMIIGFHVGAMYLPSLLTGVLVDKIGRLYMAIAAGVTLLAAGLLAAMAPGESITLLTLALILLGLGWNFGLISGTAILVDSTNPANRAKTQGTVDVMVALSGATGGVLSGLVFANTSYATLSIAGGILSLLLIPVLIWSSTKRVKVQA, encoded by the coding sequence ATGCAGCGAGCTCTATATCGTCATACGTTAGTTATCGTTGTTCTTTCACAAATTTTTGGCGGTGCAGGACTTGCTGCAGGTATAACAGTTGGAGCACTTTTAGCTCAAGACATGTTGGGAACGGATAGTATTTCAGGAGTTCCAACAGCGTTATTTACCCTTGGTTCTGCAGGGGCAGCGCTTCTTGTAGGGCGGTTATCTCAACGATATGGCCGCAGGTCTGGATTAGCTGCTGGTTTTCTTGCTGGAGGAATTGGAGCAATCGGGGTAGTCATTGCAGCGATAACCAATAATATTTTCCTGTTATTTATCTCACTATTAATCTATGGTTCCGGTGGTGCCACAAACTTACAAGCCCGCTATGCAGGAACAGACCTGGCTAGTCCCAAGCAGAGAGCGACAGCTATTAGTATTGCAATGGTATCAACAACATTTGGCGCAGTTGCGGGTCCTAACTTGGTTGATGTTATGGGACGATTTGCAATAAAATTAGGTGTTCCAGCATTATCCGGACCATTCATTTTAGCAGCAGCTACTTATATTATAGCTGGTTTGGTGCTACTCATTTTACTGCGTCCAGACCCGCTCATTGTTGCAAAAGCAATTGCGGATGAGACGAGAAAGAACAAGAACGTTCATTTAGAAAGTAATACAAATACACAGGAGTTTAACAAAAGAGGAATCGTGGCTGCAGCTACATTAATGGTGTTAACCCAATTGGTTATGGTCGCAATCATGACCATGACACCTGTACATATGGGGAAGCACGGTCATGGTTTAAGTGAGGTTGGTATGATAATTGGATTCCATGTAGGTGCTATGTATCTTCCATCACTCCTAACAGGAGTCCTCGTGGATAAGATTGGACGCCTATACATGGCAATCGCAGCGGGTGTCACCTTACTTGCAGCAGGCCTACTTGCTGCCATGGCACCGGGTGAATCAATAACCTTACTTACTTTGGCACTCATATTGCTTGGTTTAGGCTGGAACTTCGGATTAATAAGTGGTACCGCTATTCTAGTAGATTCAACGAATCCGGCCAATCGTGCAAAGACGCAAGGAACTGTTGATGTGATGGTTGCTTTATCCGGTGCAACGGGAGGCGTACTATCTGGGTTGGTTTTTGCGAATACCAGTTATGCGACACTATCAATCGCAGGAGGAATCCTTTCGCTCCTCCTAATACCTGTGTTAATTTGGTCGAGTACTAAAAGGGTAAAAGTTCAGGCGTGA
- a CDS encoding Crp/Fnr family transcriptional regulator: MKNLRNAWSPYLKYGNKLVFEENSVVYRQGCEGKGFFFLSEGGIKITLLSKEGVERTVNYVPEGMLFGEHGSRKEAYLTSALATCSSVVYHFSDEALEKVCENHPEAACLFTNSLIYKFRILAEIIAFLNSPVEQQMAHYLLKLINENGSFSIDQTSFARYIGTSRITVNKILNKWKTQKIIDLSNRTIEILDINRLKDLRESGGIHIENLDLLMLTNKE; this comes from the coding sequence ATGAAAAATCTTCGAAACGCTTGGAGTCCTTATTTAAAATATGGGAATAAACTTGTGTTTGAGGAAAATTCAGTAGTTTACCGTCAGGGATGTGAAGGAAAAGGATTTTTCTTCTTATCTGAAGGTGGAATAAAAATCACCCTCCTTTCAAAAGAAGGTGTGGAACGCACCGTTAATTATGTTCCAGAAGGAATGTTATTCGGAGAGCACGGCTCAAGAAAGGAAGCTTATCTAACCTCTGCTTTAGCTACCTGTTCATCTGTTGTCTATCATTTTTCTGATGAAGCGTTAGAAAAAGTTTGTGAAAATCATCCTGAAGCAGCATGTCTATTTACCAATTCACTAATCTATAAATTTAGAATACTTGCAGAGATAATAGCCTTTTTAAACTCCCCGGTTGAACAACAAATGGCGCATTATCTATTAAAACTAATAAATGAAAATGGCAGTTTCTCCATTGATCAAACATCATTTGCCCGTTACATAGGTACCTCAAGAATTACAGTTAATAAAATACTTAATAAGTGGAAGACTCAAAAAATCATCGACTTATCAAATAGGACGATTGAAATCCTGGATATTAATCGTTTAAAAGATCTACGAGAATCTGGTGGTATTCACATTGAAAACTTGGATTTATTAATGTTGACCAATAAGGAATAA
- a CDS encoding Crp/Fnr family transcriptional regulator: protein MAILFDSDIDWETCLQFGTRQFFKEKKCIYQQGTMGEGFYYIQKGLVKVTSKTTNGKERLLNIAIPGQLLGIQAMDRKPHFTTATAVNDSVLYYFDCDHFQKLITYQPSILHMVIKTVIHKMHILADKIYLDTLIPEQQLSVILLNICYEFKNYEVPLSQQDLTKCTGLTRITIYKILKQWKEDDIIEVHGKKIIIINPDELKKIQGRVIS from the coding sequence GTGGCAATCCTTTTTGACAGTGATATTGATTGGGAAACATGTTTGCAATTTGGGACTAGACAATTTTTCAAGGAAAAAAAATGTATTTACCAACAAGGGACAATGGGAGAAGGATTTTATTATATCCAAAAGGGATTAGTTAAAGTGACGAGTAAAACGACAAATGGGAAAGAGCGCCTACTAAACATCGCTATTCCTGGGCAATTATTAGGGATTCAAGCTATGGACCGGAAGCCACATTTTACAACGGCTACAGCTGTAAATGACTCAGTACTATATTATTTCGATTGTGATCATTTTCAAAAACTAATAACCTATCAACCTTCAATCCTTCACATGGTTATAAAAACGGTCATCCATAAAATGCATATACTAGCCGATAAAATTTACTTGGACACACTTATTCCAGAGCAACAGTTGTCCGTGATTCTTTTGAATATCTGTTATGAATTTAAGAATTATGAAGTTCCTCTATCACAGCAAGACCTAACAAAATGCACGGGTTTAACGAGAATTACCATTTATAAGATTCTAAAGCAATGGAAGGAAGATGACATCATTGAGGTTCATGGTAAAAAGATCATCATAATAAATCCCGATGAATTAAAAAAGATTCAAGGCAGGGTGATTTCATGA
- a CDS encoding aromatic acid/H+ symport family MFS transporter — protein MPKATFVVVILCWFAMLADGYDLGIYGAVLPSLMEYKDWSMTPAQAGAIGSYALMGMLIGAICVGTVTDMIGRKLTLIFCVTVFSISMCLVALSTSPEMFGIFRFIGGLGLGGVIPTASALTIEYSPVRHRSKMYAIMYTGYPIGGVLGALFSMFLLEDYGWRLMFWIGVIPLLVIPFIIKFLPESISFLVAKKRFDKAESIARKFQLPNDFIQSNMTDETKGTTNKFAAIASLFSRENIRATMFFWVTFFLGLLMIYGLSTWLPKMMREAGYPLGPSLGFLLMLNLSAAIGALVAGTAADRWGSRKIISLSYFLAGASIALLSIKSSMFVVYGLVGVAGFGTIGTTLILNAYISKYFEADNRATALGWALGFGRIGAISGPILIGFFMSSNFDFSLNFYLFAVAGVLASITILFIPKKGNI, from the coding sequence ATGCCAAAAGCAACGTTTGTTGTTGTTATACTTTGCTGGTTTGCGATGCTGGCAGATGGATATGATTTAGGAATCTATGGTGCTGTATTACCATCATTAATGGAATATAAAGATTGGAGTATGACTCCAGCCCAAGCAGGTGCAATAGGAAGCTATGCATTAATGGGAATGCTGATTGGTGCCATCTGTGTTGGAACTGTTACGGATATGATTGGCCGTAAATTGACCTTAATTTTTTGCGTTACCGTATTTTCGATTTCAATGTGTCTCGTCGCACTTTCGACGTCACCGGAAATGTTTGGGATCTTTCGCTTTATTGGCGGTCTTGGACTTGGTGGAGTAATTCCTACAGCATCTGCTTTAACAATCGAGTATTCTCCTGTCCGGCATCGATCAAAAATGTACGCCATTATGTATACTGGTTATCCAATTGGGGGAGTCCTTGGCGCTCTATTTTCCATGTTTCTTTTAGAGGATTATGGATGGAGATTAATGTTTTGGATAGGTGTTATTCCACTTTTAGTTATTCCTTTTATTATTAAATTTCTTCCTGAGTCGATTAGCTTTCTAGTTGCTAAGAAAAGGTTTGATAAAGCTGAAAGTATAGCCCGAAAATTTCAACTTCCTAATGATTTTATCCAAAGTAATATGACGGATGAAACCAAAGGAACTACGAATAAATTCGCGGCTATTGCAAGTCTATTCTCACGAGAAAATATCAGGGCAACCATGTTTTTTTGGGTTACTTTCTTTCTAGGTCTGCTTATGATTTATGGTTTAAGTACATGGCTGCCAAAAATGATGCGTGAGGCAGGATATCCGCTCGGACCTAGTTTAGGATTTTTACTGATGTTAAACCTATCCGCAGCGATCGGTGCTCTAGTAGCAGGTACGGCGGCAGACCGATGGGGCTCTAGAAAAATTATCAGTCTTTCTTATTTCTTAGCAGGAGCTTCAATTGCACTTTTAAGCATAAAATCATCGATGTTCGTTGTGTATGGACTAGTGGGGGTAGCAGGTTTTGGAACTATTGGGACTACACTTATTCTAAATGCCTACATTTCTAAATATTTTGAAGCAGACAACCGAGCCACTGCTCTGGGATGGGCCCTGGGATTTGGACGGATTGGGGCTATATCAGGTCCAATTTTAATTGGTTTCTTTATGAGCTCAAATTTTGACTTCTCGCTTAATTTTTATCTCTTTGCCGTTGCAGGAGTCTTAGCTTCCATTACAATCTTGTTTATCCCTAAAAAAGGAAATATATAA
- a CDS encoding 4-hydroxyphenylacetate 3-hydroxylase N-terminal domain-containing protein, which yields MGIRTGAQYIEALKSRNPEVWLSGKRVTNIFEEPVFHQPILEMAKLYDLQHDPAYQGEVTHICEETGERISNAFIVPKSYQDLEARRKTFEVFAKATFGLMGRTPDFLNVVVTSMASNSEFLDKYNPEWGKNIRAYYKHVRDNDLFLTHAIINPQNDRSKSSHEQQDMFTHLGAVKETPDGLVVRGAKMLATLAPITDEVIVYSFPGFKPGDERYALAFALPLDTPGLRILCREAMQDGKRSVYDHPLASRFEEMDAVLVFNDVLVPWDRVFLYNNVEAANLLYPKTGIGIQPAHQSGVRGLIKLQFATEVACKLADSIGVDCYLNVQNDLGELIQSVESIRALLRIAEYEYEVTETGEAMPAYAPLETIRGLLPKMYPRAIEVMQIIGAGGLLMSPTDADFENPDLREDLDRYYVGREGVNAEERVHLFKLAWDLCGEAFGQRILQYERYYTGDPIRKRAIFYNNHKRNNSFKLVEEALEIFDRKKEVPSL from the coding sequence ATGGGAATTCGTACAGGAGCACAGTATATCGAGGCATTAAAATCACGTAATCCAGAAGTTTGGTTATCAGGGAAAAGAGTAACAAATATCTTTGAAGAACCTGTTTTTCATCAACCAATTCTTGAAATGGCGAAGTTGTATGATTTACAGCATGATCCAGCGTATCAGGGAGAGGTCACTCATATTTGTGAAGAAACCGGTGAAAGAATTTCAAATGCATTCATCGTACCAAAAAGCTATCAGGATCTAGAAGCTCGAAGAAAAACGTTCGAGGTGTTTGCTAAGGCAACGTTTGGTTTAATGGGAAGAACTCCTGATTTTCTAAATGTAGTGGTAACTTCTATGGCTAGTAATTCCGAGTTCTTGGACAAATACAATCCTGAATGGGGAAAAAACATTCGAGCTTATTATAAGCATGTTCGCGACAATGACCTATTTTTAACACACGCTATTATTAATCCACAAAATGACCGCAGTAAATCATCACATGAACAACAGGATATGTTTACCCATTTAGGTGCTGTTAAAGAAACTCCAGATGGCTTGGTTGTAAGAGGCGCAAAGATGCTGGCAACCCTCGCACCTATTACCGACGAAGTAATTGTTTATTCATTCCCTGGATTTAAACCTGGAGATGAACGTTATGCCCTTGCTTTTGCACTTCCACTTGATACGCCAGGGCTTCGTATTTTATGCCGTGAAGCTATGCAGGATGGAAAACGTTCTGTTTATGACCACCCATTAGCATCAAGATTCGAGGAAATGGACGCGGTCTTAGTATTTAATGATGTTTTAGTACCGTGGGATCGTGTTTTCCTTTATAACAATGTCGAGGCAGCAAATTTACTGTATCCGAAAACAGGAATTGGTATCCAACCCGCACATCAATCTGGAGTTAGAGGTTTAATAAAGCTGCAATTTGCTACCGAAGTGGCTTGTAAATTAGCAGACTCCATTGGTGTTGATTGTTATCTAAATGTTCAAAACGATTTAGGCGAATTAATCCAATCAGTAGAATCTATAAGGGCTTTGCTCCGAATCGCTGAGTATGAATATGAAGTTACAGAGACTGGTGAAGCAATGCCAGCCTATGCACCTCTTGAAACAATTCGAGGATTGCTGCCGAAAATGTATCCACGTGCCATTGAAGTAATGCAAATCATCGGTGCTGGAGGGCTATTAATGTCACCAACGGATGCCGATTTTGAAAATCCAGATCTACGAGAAGATTTAGATCGATATTACGTGGGAAGAGAAGGAGTAAATGCAGAAGAGCGTGTTCATCTCTTTAAGTTGGCATGGGATTTATGCGGTGAGGCATTTGGGCAAAGGATCCTTCAATACGAACGTTATTACACAGGAGATCCAATTCGTAAGAGAGCCATTTTCTATAACAACCACAAAAGAAATAATTCATTTAAGCTGGTTGAAGAAGCGTTGGAGATTTTTGACCGAAAAAAAGAGGTTCCTAGCTTATAA
- a CDS encoding FAD synthetase family protein, whose translation MQTLKDGALTLKGSVIAIGAFDGVHKGHQAVIRQAVEKSLFHQVPSVVYTFDPPPRHFFKGAQILTPIQEKVSRIYKLGVDYVIVASFDEWYATRPPEDFISELSKLNPIEVSIGSDFRFGKSRKGDVELLKKYFQINVTLPVYCNGGELISSTRIRQLISEGDYQQSYALLGW comes from the coding sequence GTGCAAACGTTAAAAGATGGTGCTCTAACACTTAAAGGTTCTGTTATTGCTATTGGTGCATTTGATGGGGTACACAAAGGACACCAAGCTGTCATTAGGCAGGCTGTGGAAAAGAGTCTTTTTCATCAGGTTCCAAGCGTCGTATATACGTTCGACCCGCCTCCTCGACATTTTTTTAAAGGTGCCCAAATCTTGACACCCATTCAAGAAAAGGTAAGTAGGATCTATAAATTAGGTGTAGATTATGTGATTGTTGCTAGTTTTGATGAATGGTATGCAACGCGCCCTCCTGAAGATTTTATCAGTGAATTATCAAAACTTAACCCGATAGAAGTGTCTATTGGTTCGGATTTTCGTTTTGGAAAAAGTAGAAAAGGTGATGTAGAACTATTAAAAAAATACTTTCAGATCAATGTGACATTACCTGTTTATTGTAATGGCGGAGAACTTATTTCATCAACGAGAATTCGCCAGTTAATTTCAGAGGGAGATTATCAACAGTCCTACGCCTTATTAGGGTGGTAA
- a CDS encoding NAD(P)H-dependent oxidoreductase, producing MKLLGISGTIIGEKTSIVVQKVLEGVKKHHPNVEIELLDLREYDVQFCDGRNPATYTGDTKKVLDIIQSADFYIIGTPIFQGSLSGPLKNLFDLINPKDIRNKVMGFVATGGTFQHYLVIENQLKPIAGFFRAFVAPGYVYVNNDHFNKDNEIIDQEVLNRITDLAKEVVFMQEALKSFEEKLTTV from the coding sequence ATGAAACTACTAGGAATTTCAGGCACCATTATTGGAGAAAAGACGAGTATTGTTGTCCAAAAGGTCCTTGAAGGAGTAAAGAAACACCATCCAAATGTGGAAATTGAATTGTTGGATTTAAGAGAATATGATGTCCAGTTTTGTGATGGTCGAAACCCTGCGACCTACACGGGTGATACAAAAAAAGTTCTTGATATCATTCAATCTGCTGATTTTTATATTATCGGAACACCAATTTTTCAAGGCTCATTATCAGGACCACTTAAGAATTTATTTGATTTAATCAATCCAAAGGATATTCGTAATAAAGTAATGGGATTTGTCGCTACCGGCGGTACTTTCCAGCACTACCTGGTGATTGAAAACCAATTGAAACCAATTGCAGGATTTTTCCGGGCATTCGTAGCTCCAGGCTATGTGTACGTTAATAACGATCATTTCAATAAAGATAATGAAATCATCGATCAGGAAGTATTAAACCGAATTACAGACTTAGCAAAAGAAGTAGTATTCATGCAAGAAGCATTAAAATCATTCGAAGAAAAATTAACAACGGTCTGA
- a CDS encoding 3-hydroxyanthranilate 3,4-dioxygenase — protein sequence MTNSLKPINLWGFIEENKEQLKPPVNNKVIWKDSELMFMILGGPNKRRDFHVDPSEEIFYQLKGNCYVEIINAEGKREVITVKEGEVFHLPPNVPHSPHRVADTIGIVIERDRATGELEDFVWFCDECDHEMHRVSVQLTNIEVQVKEAINGFNSNVELRTCKNCGYVMPEEASEWKCE from the coding sequence ATGACAAATTCATTAAAACCAATAAACCTATGGGGATTTATCGAAGAAAATAAGGAACAATTAAAGCCGCCGGTTAATAATAAAGTCATTTGGAAGGATTCGGAGCTAATGTTTATGATCCTTGGCGGACCAAACAAACGACGTGATTTTCACGTTGATCCATCGGAAGAGATTTTTTATCAATTAAAAGGTAATTGTTACGTTGAAATTATTAACGCAGAGGGTAAAAGAGAAGTGATTACAGTGAAAGAAGGAGAAGTATTCCATCTGCCTCCAAATGTACCTCATTCTCCGCATCGAGTGGCTGATACAATTGGAATTGTGATTGAACGTGACAGAGCAACAGGTGAATTAGAGGATTTTGTTTGGTTCTGTGATGAATGTGACCATGAGATGCATCGAGTTTCGGTCCAATTAACGAATATTGAAGTACAGGTAAAAGAGGCAATCAATGGTTTTAACAGTAATGTAGAGCTTCGTACTTGTAAGAATTGTGGTTATGTAATGCCGGAAGAAGCGAGTGAATGGAAATGCGAGTAG
- a CDS encoding amidohydrolase family protein, whose translation MEMRVDFHTHIIPENFPDFAAKYQNDKWPILQPTCSCGANIMVAGKVFREVTDQVWSPEKRISDMEKENVDIQVLSPIPVTFSYWAPIEEAVIMARLQNDFIAETVAQYPTKFIGLGTVPLQNVEFAIRELDRCVHELGLKGIEIGTNINGKNLDDESLTDFFAMCEKWNVPIFVHPWETLGSDRFTKHNLMYTVGMPSETALAAASLILGGVLEKFPGLKICFSHGGGSLPYILPRLDHGWNVWPHLQLTEQPPSFYAKKFFYDSIVNNPVNIKFLVEKFGAEQVIMGSDYPFLLRETPPGKIIDDTLSLTADQKRAMLGENALRFLNIPVNQLI comes from the coding sequence ATGGAAATGCGAGTAGATTTTCATACACATATCATTCCAGAAAATTTCCCGGACTTTGCGGCAAAGTACCAAAATGATAAATGGCCAATCCTTCAGCCAACCTGTTCGTGTGGTGCTAATATTATGGTTGCAGGCAAGGTATTTCGTGAAGTGACAGACCAGGTTTGGAGTCCGGAGAAGCGGATTAGTGATATGGAAAAGGAAAATGTAGATATACAGGTTCTTTCGCCCATCCCAGTTACATTTTCTTACTGGGCACCAATTGAAGAAGCTGTAATCATGGCTAGATTACAGAATGATTTTATCGCAGAAACAGTTGCACAATATCCAACGAAGTTTATTGGTCTTGGGACTGTCCCGCTGCAAAATGTTGAATTTGCCATTCGTGAACTAGATCGTTGTGTTCATGAACTGGGTTTAAAGGGGATTGAAATTGGCACGAACATTAATGGGAAAAATTTAGATGATGAATCGTTAACAGACTTCTTTGCCATGTGTGAGAAGTGGAATGTTCCGATATTCGTTCATCCATGGGAAACACTTGGCAGTGATCGGTTCACCAAACATAACCTAATGTACACTGTCGGGATGCCAAGTGAAACTGCATTAGCGGCCGCAAGTTTAATCCTAGGTGGTGTTCTTGAAAAGTTTCCTGGATTAAAAATCTGTTTTTCTCATGGCGGCGGCTCACTGCCTTATATTCTTCCCCGCCTTGATCATGGGTGGAATGTCTGGCCGCACCTTCAGCTGACAGAGCAGCCTCCAAGTTTTTATGCCAAGAAATTTTTCTATGATTCTATCGTAAATAATCCAGTGAATATTAAATTCCTAGTTGAAAAATTTGGTGCAGAACAAGTCATCATGGGATCTGACTATCCATTCCTACTCAGAGAAACGCCTCCTGGGAAGATTATTGATGATACTCTATCCCTTACTGCTGATCAAAAAAGAGCAATGTTAGGTGAAAATGCACTAAGATTCTTAAATATTCCGGTTAATCAACTAATTTAG
- a CDS encoding RidA family protein, whose protein sequence is MVEKVMTPEERLQQMGLELPPLRPASGNYVSCVRTGNLIFTSGQGTDEYRGKLGEDVSIEVGYQAARQCMLNLLAVVKKELGDLSKVKRIVKILGMVNSSPDFKDQPKVMNGSSDLLVEVFGEKGRHARSAVGMSQLPHNNAVEVEMIVEVEDGGIGE, encoded by the coding sequence ATGGTAGAAAAAGTGATGACGCCAGAAGAAAGATTACAGCAAATGGGCTTGGAACTTCCGCCCCTCCGCCCCGCATCTGGTAATTATGTAAGCTGTGTTCGGACAGGGAATCTAATTTTTACATCAGGTCAAGGTACAGATGAATACCGTGGGAAACTTGGTGAAGATGTATCGATAGAAGTAGGCTATCAAGCAGCAAGACAATGTATGCTTAATCTATTGGCAGTAGTCAAGAAAGAACTCGGCGACCTTAGCAAAGTGAAACGAATTGTCAAAATCCTTGGTATGGTCAACAGCTCGCCTGATTTTAAAGACCAACCTAAAGTAATGAATGGATCCTCCGATTTGTTGGTGGAAGTGTTTGGTGAAAAGGGAAGGCATGCGAGATCAGCTGTTGGGATGTCACAGCTGCCACACAATAACGCTGTCGAGGTTGAGATGATTGTAGAAGTTGAGGATGGTGGTATCGGTGAGTAA
- a CDS encoding aldehyde dehydrogenase: MVVSVSKVLEKELQINDAKLFINGEYVSAISGGTFDTINPATNQKLAEVASACEQDVERAIQVAKRTYDSGIWNKMQVEERAKILCRMADLVLERVEELALIETLDVGKPIRESRDFDIPRAASNLRFFAEMAKYINHEHYEQSKHMSYTKYAPAGVTSLIIPWNLPFMQMTWKVSAALAAGNTVVVKPASYTPLSAVMLGEIANEAGLPPGVLNILTGPGGTVGTAMTTHPYVRRISFVGESSTGKTVMRNAASQLIPVSLELGGKSANIVFEDADLDEAVAGSIEAIFRNQGEICLAGSRLLVQESVYDKFLEKFVKAAKNIKVGDPLDETTDMGALISKGHLETVDNYVQIGISEGAKLAVGGKRVAGLTEGNFYEPTVLYDVNNKMRVAQEEIFGPVLVVIPFKTEEEAIQIANDSIYGLAGVVWSNDLRRAHRVASQIDSGLFWINCWYYRDLRTPFGGSKASGIGREGGRHSFEFYTEAKTITMKL, encoded by the coding sequence ATGGTGGTATCGGTGAGTAAAGTCCTAGAAAAAGAACTTCAAATTAACGATGCAAAGTTGTTTATTAATGGAGAATATGTAAGCGCTATTTCTGGGGGAACATTTGACACGATTAATCCAGCAACGAATCAAAAGTTAGCTGAGGTCGCTAGTGCATGTGAACAAGATGTAGAAAGAGCGATACAAGTGGCAAAGCGTACCTATGATAGTGGTATTTGGAATAAAATGCAAGTAGAAGAAAGAGCAAAGATCCTGTGCCGAATGGCGGATCTTGTCTTGGAACGAGTCGAGGAGTTAGCGCTAATTGAAACATTAGATGTTGGGAAGCCCATTAGAGAAAGCAGAGATTTTGATATACCGCGCGCAGCATCAAACTTAAGATTCTTTGCTGAAATGGCAAAATACATTAATCACGAGCATTACGAACAATCCAAGCATATGAGCTATACTAAATACGCTCCAGCAGGTGTCACAAGCTTAATCATTCCGTGGAATTTACCATTCATGCAAATGACTTGGAAAGTTTCCGCTGCGTTAGCTGCTGGTAATACCGTGGTAGTTAAGCCAGCTTCATATACGCCACTTAGTGCGGTCATGTTAGGTGAAATTGCCAACGAAGCAGGACTACCGCCAGGCGTGTTGAATATACTAACAGGTCCGGGTGGAACAGTAGGAACGGCAATGACCACTCATCCATACGTTCGCAGGATTTCCTTTGTCGGGGAGAGCTCAACTGGTAAAACAGTTATGAGAAATGCAGCATCCCAGTTAATTCCTGTATCATTAGAATTAGGCGGAAAATCAGCCAATATCGTGTTTGAAGATGCTGACTTAGATGAAGCAGTAGCAGGTTCGATTGAAGCGATTTTTAGAAATCAAGGGGAAATCTGTTTAGCCGGTTCTAGATTATTAGTGCAAGAATCGGTTTATGATAAATTCCTCGAAAAATTTGTTAAAGCTGCAAAGAACATCAAAGTGGGCGATCCGCTAGATGAAACCACGGATATGGGTGCGCTAATTTCCAAAGGTCATCTAGAAACGGTTGATAACTATGTACAAATTGGAATTTCTGAAGGTGCGAAACTTGCTGTAGGCGGTAAGCGTGTGGCAGGATTGACAGAAGGAAACTTTTACGAACCAACCGTGCTCTATGATGTGAATAACAAAATGAGAGTCGCACAGGAAGAAATTTTTGGACCGGTATTAGTTGTCATTCCATTTAAAACGGAAGAGGAAGCTATTCAAATCGCCAACGATTCGATTTATGGATTGGCTGGTGTAGTCTGGTCGAATGATTTAAGGCGTGCACATCGTGTAGCATCTCAAATCGATTCAGGCTTATTCTGGATCAATTGCTGGTATTATCGTGATTTAAGAACGCCTTTTGGTGGTTCAAAGGCTAGCGGTATTGGCCGAGAAGGTGGACGTCATAGTTTTGAATTTTACACAGAGGCCAAAACGATTACAATGAAA